The Gordonibacter urolithinfaciens genome contains a region encoding:
- a CDS encoding YhcH/YjgK/YiaL family protein: MLVTPLPTADKNDYLSARMRAAFSFLREADLAHLPLGRADIDGDEVFANVQEYDTVPADQKQMEAHRRYYDVQYVVEGEEVLQYAPLAGLVPNGEFDEEADFGLFATPEALSSIVLRAGEMAVLAPEDAHKPGCAADEPGRVRKIVVKVRA; the protein is encoded by the coding sequence GTGCTCGTGACCCCGCTTCCCACTGCCGACAAGAACGACTACCTCTCCGCGCGCATGCGCGCCGCCTTCTCCTTCCTGCGCGAGGCCGATCTGGCGCACCTGCCGTTGGGGCGCGCGGACATCGACGGCGACGAGGTGTTCGCGAACGTGCAGGAGTACGACACGGTGCCCGCCGACCAGAAGCAGATGGAGGCCCACCGGCGCTACTACGACGTGCAGTACGTGGTGGAAGGCGAGGAGGTGCTGCAGTATGCGCCGCTCGCAGGCCTCGTGCCCAACGGGGAGTTCGACGAGGAGGCCGACTTCGGGCTGTTCGCCACGCCCGAGGCGCTGAGCTCCATCGTGCTGCGGGCGGGGGAGATGGCCGTGCTCGCGCCCGAGGACGCCCACAAGCCGGGATGCGCGGCCGACGAGCCGGGGCGCGTGCGCAAGATCGTGGTGAAGGTGCGGGCTTGA
- a CDS encoding M42 family metallopeptidase, whose product MKKKQVRFLKELLETPSATGTEIAVARLVRERLADTADEVRTDVMGSVHATLKGAGAGPSLMLSAHMDEIGLMVTYISDEGYLSVASVGGVDAAVLPGMRVDVHASESAEPLRGVVGRKPIHLIEPDERKKVTPLDKLVIDLGLPGKKVRKLVRVGDVITFGVGFERFGAGMAVSRAFDDKAGVWVGVRVLEQLARAGRAPGDFTFAATVQEEIGTRGAETSAYSVRPDVGLAFDVTHATDYPGIDPTKHGKIVCGQGPVIARGPNINPEVFERLVAAAEAEGLPYQLEAEPGVTGTDARAIQMARGGIPTGLVSVPLRYMHTPTEVVCLADLDATVKLVVRFALDLGEDACFVPGMAGASPLAREEAADDAELAAQAVAGAPAHETAAQRQFDETGVE is encoded by the coding sequence ATGAAGAAGAAACAGGTGAGGTTCCTCAAGGAACTGCTCGAGACGCCTTCCGCCACCGGCACGGAGATCGCCGTCGCACGCCTCGTGCGCGAGCGCCTGGCCGACACGGCCGACGAGGTAAGGACCGACGTCATGGGGTCGGTGCACGCCACGCTCAAGGGCGCCGGCGCGGGCCCGTCCCTCATGCTGTCCGCCCACATGGACGAGATCGGCCTCATGGTCACGTACATCTCCGACGAGGGCTACCTGTCGGTGGCCTCGGTGGGCGGCGTGGACGCGGCCGTGCTGCCAGGCATGCGCGTGGACGTGCACGCCTCGGAGTCGGCGGAGCCGCTGCGCGGCGTGGTGGGCCGCAAGCCCATCCACCTCATTGAGCCCGACGAGCGCAAGAAGGTCACGCCGCTGGACAAGCTGGTCATCGACTTGGGGCTTCCGGGGAAGAAGGTGCGCAAGCTCGTGCGCGTGGGCGACGTCATCACGTTCGGCGTGGGCTTCGAGCGCTTCGGCGCGGGCATGGCCGTGTCGCGCGCGTTCGACGACAAGGCGGGCGTCTGGGTGGGCGTGCGCGTGCTGGAGCAGCTGGCGCGCGCCGGCCGTGCGCCCGGCGACTTCACGTTCGCCGCCACCGTGCAGGAGGAGATCGGCACGCGCGGCGCCGAGACGAGCGCGTACTCCGTGCGCCCCGACGTGGGGCTCGCCTTCGACGTGACGCACGCCACCGACTATCCGGGCATCGACCCGACGAAGCACGGCAAGATCGTCTGCGGCCAGGGCCCCGTCATCGCGCGCGGCCCCAACATCAACCCCGAGGTGTTCGAGCGCCTGGTGGCCGCCGCCGAGGCCGAGGGCCTGCCGTACCAGCTGGAGGCCGAGCCGGGCGTGACGGGCACCGACGCGCGCGCCATCCAGATGGCTCGCGGCGGCATCCCCACGGGCCTCGTGTCGGTGCCGCTGCGCTACATGCACACGCCCACCGAGGTGGTGTGCCTGGCCGACCTGGACGCCACGGTTAAGCTGGTCGTGAGGTTCGCGCTCGACCTGGGCGAGGACGCGTGCTTCGTGCCCGGCATGGCCGGCGCGAGCCCGCTTGCGCGCGAGGAGGCCGCTGACGACGCCGAGCTCGCGGCCCAGGCTGTCGCCGGCGCGCCTGCGCACGAGACGGCTGCGCAGCGGCAGTTCGACGAGACGGGCGTGGAGTAG
- the cas2 gene encoding CRISPR-associated endonuclease Cas2, which yields MYVLVTYDVETASPQGTCRLRRVAKICVKYGQRVQNSVFECSLDPAQFETMKSELMKAADLTRDSLRFYNLGKNWKRKVEHVGAKEAYDPEGFLCV from the coding sequence ATGTACGTGCTGGTGACATACGATGTGGAAACGGCGAGCCCGCAGGGAACCTGCCGGTTGCGTCGGGTTGCGAAGATCTGCGTGAAGTACGGCCAGCGCGTGCAGAACTCGGTGTTCGAGTGCTCGCTCGATCCGGCGCAGTTCGAGACAATGAAGAGCGAGCTGATGAAGGCGGCCGACCTGACGCGTGACAGCCTACGGTTCTACAATCTCGGGAAGAACTGGAAGCGGAAAGTCGAGCATGTGGGGGCGAAGGAGGCTTACGACCCGGAAGGGTTCCTGTGCGTGTGA
- the cas7c gene encoding type I-C CRISPR-associated protein Cas7/Csd2 — MAEPIKNRYDFVFFFDVKNGNPNGDPDAGNMPRIDPDTSRGIVSDVCLKRKIRNYVDLVKGEEIDDPDVAEGELGYKIYVQEAAVLNDRNRKAYVHYDMKPASKKLPKAKEDQLKVTKFMCDNFFDIRAFGAVMTTDVNCGQVRGPIQLCFAESVDPVLPLEMSITRMAVTNEKDAEKEKTMGRKQYVPYGLYRAEGFISAALAEKTGFSQDDLDLFFEALMNMFENDRSAARGLMASRKLFAFKHESKLGNAPAHKLFDTVSVKRLIEDGAEARAFSDYEIVVDRAAIPEGVELLELPVE, encoded by the coding sequence ATGGCAGAGCCCATCAAGAACCGCTACGACTTCGTCTTCTTCTTCGATGTGAAGAACGGCAATCCCAACGGCGATCCGGATGCCGGCAACATGCCCCGCATCGACCCCGACACGAGCCGCGGCATCGTGTCCGACGTGTGCCTGAAGCGCAAGATCCGCAACTACGTCGACCTGGTGAAGGGCGAGGAGATCGATGACCCCGACGTGGCCGAGGGCGAGCTCGGGTACAAGATCTACGTGCAGGAGGCGGCCGTGCTCAACGACCGCAACCGCAAGGCGTACGTGCACTACGATATGAAGCCCGCGTCGAAGAAGCTGCCGAAGGCCAAGGAGGACCAGCTCAAAGTCACGAAGTTCATGTGCGACAACTTCTTCGACATCCGCGCGTTCGGCGCGGTCATGACCACCGACGTGAACTGCGGGCAGGTGCGCGGCCCCATCCAGTTGTGCTTCGCCGAGTCCGTCGACCCGGTGCTGCCGCTCGAGATGAGCATCACGCGCATGGCGGTGACCAACGAGAAGGACGCCGAGAAGGAGAAGACCATGGGCCGCAAGCAGTACGTGCCCTACGGGCTGTACCGGGCCGAGGGGTTCATCTCCGCGGCGCTGGCCGAGAAGACGGGTTTCTCCCAGGACGACCTCGACCTGTTCTTCGAGGCGCTCATGAACATGTTCGAGAACGACCGCAGCGCCGCGCGCGGGCTGATGGCCTCGCGCAAGCTGTTCGCGTTCAAGCATGAGAGCAAGCTGGGGAACGCGCCGGCCCATAAGCTGTTCGATACGGTGTCGGTGAAGCGGCTTATCGAGGACGGCGCCGAGGCCCGTGCGTTCTCGGACTACGAGATCGTCGTCGACCGCGCGGCGATTCCCGAGGGGGTCGAGCTGCTGGAGCTTCCGGTCGAGTAG
- the cas4 gene encoding CRISPR-associated protein Cas4 — MYADDELLPLSGLQHIAYCERQWALIHLEQIWDESYDTVRGSLFHERVHLEGYSAAKGVRSERGYRLVSRSLGIAGIADVVEFAADGDAAKAVVRPVEYKVGKPKIEEWDRIQVCAQALCLEEMLGCAVGQGDLFYGATRRRERVVLDDALRERVAGLALRMHELFERGETPRAVRGSKCRRCSLADSCLPEAFDHDAVAYWKEAGFEKASQHALCDEL, encoded by the coding sequence ATGTACGCCGATGACGAGCTTTTGCCGCTTTCGGGGCTGCAGCACATCGCGTACTGCGAGCGGCAATGGGCGCTCATCCATCTCGAGCAGATATGGGACGAGAGTTACGACACGGTGCGGGGCTCGCTGTTCCACGAACGGGTGCACTTGGAGGGATACTCCGCCGCGAAGGGCGTCAGATCCGAACGAGGGTATCGGCTCGTGAGCCGCAGCCTCGGTATAGCGGGCATCGCCGATGTCGTTGAGTTCGCTGCCGACGGCGATGCTGCCAAGGCTGTGGTGCGCCCCGTGGAGTACAAGGTGGGGAAGCCGAAGATAGAGGAATGGGATCGCATCCAGGTGTGCGCGCAGGCGCTGTGCCTGGAGGAGATGCTCGGATGCGCCGTAGGGCAGGGCGACCTGTTCTACGGCGCCACCCGTCGTCGGGAGCGCGTCGTGCTCGACGATGCCTTGCGCGAGCGTGTCGCGGGGTTGGCGCTTCGCATGCATGAACTGTTCGAGCGCGGCGAGACACCTCGGGCCGTGCGCGGCTCGAAGTGCAGACGGTGCTCGTTGGCCGACTCCTGTCTCCCCGAGGCGTTCGACCACGATGCCGTGGCGTATTGGAAGGAGGCGGGATTTGAAAAAGCTTCTCAACACGCTCTATGTGACGAACTCTGA
- the cas1c gene encoding type I-C CRISPR-associated endonuclease Cas1c — protein sequence MKKLLNTLYVTNSEAYVCKGDDALVVRVDGEKALQVPFHLLEGIVMFGYLGCSPAVLGACAERGITLSFLDEAGRFLARVEGPVSGNVLLRRAQYRVSDDPDAALHLAQRFVAAKVRNARTVLQRYRRDYPDEADSALDEAIEGLKLREAGAFSAVDADELRGIEGDAAHRYFGVFDRLLRAGDGFAFSGRTRRPPRDPVNAMLSFFYSLLAREVASACETVGLDPQVGFFHRDRPGRASLALDVMEELRAWYVDRFVVSLINRRQVGGADFSSSEASGVVLTDAARKNALGLWQQRKQEQVMHPFLKEKVPVGLVPFLQVQLLARHLRGDLDDYPAFIWR from the coding sequence TTGAAAAAGCTTCTCAACACGCTCTATGTGACGAACTCTGAGGCGTACGTGTGCAAGGGCGACGACGCTCTCGTGGTGCGGGTGGACGGCGAGAAGGCGCTGCAGGTGCCGTTCCACTTGCTCGAGGGCATCGTGATGTTCGGGTACCTCGGCTGTTCCCCTGCCGTCTTGGGGGCGTGCGCCGAACGGGGGATAACGCTCTCGTTTTTGGATGAGGCCGGCCGGTTTCTCGCGCGGGTCGAGGGGCCGGTTTCCGGGAACGTGCTGCTCCGACGCGCTCAGTACCGGGTGTCGGACGATCCTGACGCTGCCCTCCATCTCGCGCAGCGATTCGTCGCGGCCAAGGTGCGCAACGCACGGACCGTTCTGCAGCGTTACAGGCGCGATTATCCCGATGAGGCGGACAGCGCCTTGGACGAGGCCATCGAAGGGCTCAAGCTTCGTGAAGCTGGTGCGTTCTCGGCAGTCGACGCCGACGAGCTGAGGGGAATCGAAGGCGACGCGGCGCACCGGTACTTCGGCGTGTTCGACCGCTTGCTCCGGGCGGGGGACGGTTTCGCCTTCTCGGGACGCACGAGGAGGCCGCCGAGGGATCCGGTGAACGCCATGCTTTCGTTCTTCTACTCGCTGTTGGCGCGCGAGGTGGCGAGCGCGTGCGAGACCGTCGGGCTCGACCCCCAGGTCGGGTTCTTCCATCGAGATCGGCCGGGGCGGGCGAGCCTCGCGTTGGATGTCATGGAGGAGTTGCGAGCGTGGTACGTCGATCGTTTCGTGGTGTCCCTTATCAATCGTCGGCAGGTGGGCGGGGCCGATTTCTCGTCGAGCGAAGCATCGGGCGTCGTTTTGACTGACGCAGCCCGCAAGAATGCGCTTGGGCTATGGCAGCAGCGCAAACAGGAGCAGGTGATGCATCCGTTCTTGAAGGAGAAGGTGCCGGTGGGTCTCGTGCCGTTCTTGCAGGTACAGCTGCTGGCGCGGCACCTGCGCGGAGATTTGGACGATTATCCGGCGTTCATTTGGAGGTAG
- a CDS encoding L,D-transpeptidase family protein, whose product MNDNKNSKARHARHAAPAPQPDGGDAQGGPMPAGQAVPPKPETPGSAAPDKDPGKATSGAPAPGKPAPDQTAVMPQPVRPVMPNAKAKPGGQPGQPAFAGGPMLPVDVSEADAKGGRKPLKVLGIVLGVIVALLAVVYLAGALVFMDRFLPRTTVGDLDVSLKSSAEVQGLLADVIDDYVLKVEGQGFSLKLSAAEAGMRLDGRAATDAMHASANVWAWPIEILKAHDESDKLAATYNESGLGDTVRAAVDEFNKTATPPTDAVIAYSEAKGAFVVEPEAAGTALSYDTVIKAVDDAVLALQPAVKLGADALQQPKVLSSDPKLTAAAEQANTMIKADLVLTMAGDTAGEVNADLISQWVRLGDDLSATLDEAALTAWVDELAAACNTVGTQRTYTRPDGKVVTVAGGVYGWSVDRDALLNLVKESVAAGTVQTAEVPCTTVGTGYNGAGAQDWGLRYCDIDLAEQYARFYDETGALVWESPIVSGTPNGSHDTPTGVYWLNQKASPSKLKGTNLDGSKYESTVQYWMPFVGNVIGLHDADWQSSFGGSRYRDGAGSHGCVNLPPYKAAELYGIIQAGDVVVSHW is encoded by the coding sequence ATGAACGATAACAAGAACAGCAAAGCCCGGCATGCGCGCCACGCCGCCCCGGCCCCGCAGCCGGACGGCGGCGATGCGCAGGGAGGCCCGATGCCTGCCGGTCAAGCCGTGCCGCCGAAGCCGGAGACTCCCGGCTCGGCGGCTCCCGACAAGGACCCGGGGAAGGCAACCTCGGGCGCGCCGGCTCCCGGCAAGCCTGCCCCGGACCAGACCGCCGTCATGCCCCAGCCCGTGCGCCCCGTCATGCCGAACGCCAAGGCGAAGCCCGGCGGCCAGCCGGGCCAGCCTGCATTCGCGGGCGGCCCCATGCTGCCGGTGGACGTGAGCGAGGCGGACGCCAAGGGCGGCCGCAAGCCGCTCAAGGTGCTCGGCATCGTCCTCGGCGTGATCGTTGCTCTCCTGGCCGTGGTGTATTTGGCCGGGGCGCTCGTGTTCATGGACCGCTTTCTGCCGCGCACGACCGTGGGCGACCTCGACGTGTCGCTCAAGTCGTCCGCGGAGGTTCAGGGCCTGCTTGCCGACGTTATCGACGATTACGTGCTGAAGGTGGAGGGCCAGGGCTTCTCGCTCAAGCTGTCCGCGGCGGAGGCCGGCATGAGGCTGGACGGTCGGGCCGCCACCGATGCCATGCACGCCTCCGCGAACGTGTGGGCGTGGCCCATAGAGATACTGAAGGCCCATGACGAGAGCGACAAGCTCGCAGCCACGTACAACGAGAGCGGCCTGGGCGACACGGTGCGCGCCGCGGTGGACGAGTTCAACAAGACCGCCACCCCGCCCACGGATGCCGTGATCGCGTATAGCGAGGCCAAGGGCGCATTCGTGGTGGAGCCGGAAGCTGCGGGCACGGCGCTTAGCTACGATACCGTCATCAAGGCCGTGGACGACGCCGTGCTGGCCCTGCAGCCCGCGGTGAAGCTGGGAGCGGATGCCCTGCAGCAGCCCAAGGTGCTCTCATCCGATCCGAAGCTCACGGCTGCGGCCGAGCAGGCGAACACCATGATCAAGGCCGACCTCGTGCTCACGATGGCCGGCGACACGGCCGGCGAGGTGAACGCCGACCTCATCTCGCAGTGGGTGCGCCTGGGCGACGACCTCTCGGCCACGCTCGACGAGGCCGCGCTCACGGCCTGGGTCGACGAGCTGGCGGCCGCCTGCAACACGGTGGGCACGCAGCGCACCTACACGCGCCCCGACGGCAAGGTGGTCACGGTGGCGGGAGGCGTCTACGGCTGGAGCGTCGACCGCGACGCGCTGCTCAACCTGGTGAAAGAGTCCGTGGCGGCCGGCACCGTGCAGACCGCGGAGGTTCCCTGCACCACGGTCGGCACAGGTTACAACGGCGCGGGCGCGCAGGACTGGGGCCTGCGGTACTGCGACATCGACCTGGCCGAGCAGTACGCACGGTTCTACGATGAGACGGGTGCGCTCGTGTGGGAGTCGCCCATCGTGTCGGGCACGCCGAACGGGTCGCACGACACGCCGACCGGCGTGTACTGGCTCAACCAGAAGGCCAGCCCTTCGAAGCTCAAAGGGACGAACCTCGACGGCAGCAAGTACGAGTCCACCGTGCAGTACTGGATGCCGTTCGTGGGCAACGTCATCGGCCTGCACGATGCCGATTGGCAGTCCTCTTTCGGCGGTTCCCGCTACCGCGACGGCGCCGGCAGCCACGGCTGCGTGAACCTGCCTCCGTACAAGGCTGCCGAGCTGTACGGCATCATCCAGGCGGGCGACGTCGTGGTGAGCCACTGGTAG
- a CDS encoding thermonuclease family protein has translation MASEKQQAGRALRRLARKNPLAALAIAAVLVIGAALGWFGAAGGGVAEDAAPGRDGQATIAPVGDGLQQAQVVRVVDGDTLKVSVPGEADATVRLIGMDTPESVAADEARNCEEGRIASDYAKSLVAPGQTVWLSRDVSDADRYGRLLRYVWIERPDDPADEGEIAGKMLNAILVRDGYAQVKRYKPDTTLHDLFQRWGDEAAADGRGVTYKWA, from the coding sequence ATGGCGTCGGAGAAGCAGCAGGCAGGGCGCGCCTTAAGGCGGTTGGCGCGGAAGAACCCGCTTGCCGCCCTCGCCATTGCGGCCGTGCTCGTGATCGGTGCCGCGCTTGGATGGTTCGGCGCTGCGGGCGGCGGGGTCGCGGAGGATGCCGCGCCGGGCCGAGACGGCCAAGCAACTATCGCCCCCGTAGGGGACGGCCTCCAGCAAGCCCAGGTCGTGCGCGTGGTCGACGGCGACACGCTCAAGGTGAGCGTGCCTGGCGAAGCGGACGCCACGGTGCGTCTCATCGGGATGGATACCCCAGAGAGCGTGGCGGCCGACGAGGCGCGCAACTGCGAGGAGGGGCGCATCGCCTCGGACTACGCGAAGTCGCTCGTGGCGCCGGGGCAGACGGTGTGGCTCTCGCGCGACGTCTCGGACGCCGACCGCTACGGGCGCCTTCTGCGCTACGTGTGGATCGAGCGGCCGGATGACCCAGCGGACGAAGGTGAGATCGCAGGCAAGATGCTGAACGCCATCCTTGTGCGTGACGGATACGCGCAGGTCAAGCGCTACAAGCCCGATACCACGCTGCACGACCTCTTCCAGCGCTGGGGCGACGAGGCCGCCGCCGACGGCAGGGGCGTGACCTACAAGTGGGCGTAG
- the smpB gene encoding SsrA-binding protein SmpB, which yields MKREASTIAKNKKAFHEYDILETYEAGIELTGTEVRSLRENHCQLTDCFALVRDGEVWLHNVHIPPYANGNLANPDPDRKRKLLLHKRQIRLLREQVKEKGMALVPLKMYFKENSLVKVELGVARGKKLHDKRATMAERDSRREIERALKERSR from the coding sequence ATGAAACGCGAAGCCTCCACCATCGCCAAGAACAAGAAGGCCTTCCACGAGTACGACATATTGGAGACCTACGAGGCCGGCATCGAGCTCACGGGCACCGAGGTGCGCTCGCTGCGCGAGAACCACTGCCAGCTCACGGACTGCTTCGCGCTCGTGCGCGACGGCGAGGTGTGGCTGCACAACGTGCACATCCCGCCGTATGCCAACGGCAACCTGGCCAACCCCGACCCCGACCGCAAGCGCAAGCTCCTGCTGCACAAGCGGCAGATCCGCCTTCTGCGCGAGCAGGTGAAGGAGAAGGGCATGGCCCTCGTGCCGCTGAAGATGTACTTCAAGGAGAACTCGCTCGTGAAGGTGGAGCTGGGCGTGGCGCGCGGCAAGAAGCTGCACGACAAGCGCGCGACCATGGCCGAGCGCGACTCCCGCCGCGAGATCGAGCGCGCGCTCAAGGAGCGCAGCCGCTAG
- a CDS encoding bifunctional alpha,alpha-trehalose-phosphate synthase (UDP-forming)/trehalose-phosphatase → MDNPHNRLIIVSNRLPYRIEPDEREGFAFTRTVGGLVAGLEPLHAQPGNVWLGWADEPAGLDDAGRARFERALAERSCAPVRLDGRDAELYYEGFSNSTLWPLFHGFPQHTRFDEEAWEAYVRVNERFRDAVLALARPGDTVWVHDYHLMLLPSLLREALPDASIGFFLHIPFPDYETFRMLPWRRELMRGVLGADLVGFHAYDYVRHFLSSCRRIVGVENESGTLFADGRLAQVDAFPLGIDYGRYRDAARLPAVRRLVTELGEEKGHEGCKLMLSVERLDYSKGIPERLLAFDAFLDRFPEWRGRVVLVLVTVPSRENVASYAALKKQVDELVGLINGKHSTMDWTPVDYYYRSLPFERLVSLYAASDVMLVTPLRDGMNLVCKEYLACHDGAGGTLVLSEMAGASYELHEALTVNPFDQEGVVDAMRRALEMPEAEQRRRNAPMQERLARYTSEKWAREFLDAAADVKRRQAGLSAHLLGPTSAGRLLEAFRGARRRALLLDYDGTLMPFSDDPARVAPDARLRALLQQLGAGARTDVAVVSGRDRATLESWLGDLPVDLVAEHGIWFRGRDERTWVLEEPLSDDWKDAVRPVLADFVDRTPGSMLEEKDFSLVWHYRMCSQELAERRVIEIKNALGDGLADRGIALMDGNKVVEVKPRGVDKGHAAHRWFRDPAYGFVMAAGDDRTDEDVFEAAPESAWTVKIGDGPTRARYALKNTGEMRALLEQLAAACAEKDAGDDVPPSAGRRDALRAPATVMPRTRALARA, encoded by the coding sequence ATGGACAACCCGCACAACCGCCTCATCATCGTATCGAACCGCCTGCCCTATCGCATCGAGCCCGACGAACGCGAGGGCTTTGCCTTCACGCGCACCGTGGGCGGCCTCGTGGCCGGGCTGGAGCCGCTGCACGCCCAGCCGGGCAACGTGTGGCTGGGCTGGGCCGACGAGCCCGCCGGGCTCGACGATGCGGGGCGGGCGCGGTTCGAGCGGGCGCTGGCCGAGCGCTCCTGCGCCCCGGTGCGCCTGGACGGGCGCGACGCGGAGCTGTACTACGAGGGCTTCTCGAACTCCACGCTATGGCCGCTCTTCCACGGGTTCCCCCAGCATACCCGCTTCGACGAGGAGGCATGGGAGGCCTACGTGCGCGTGAACGAGCGGTTCCGCGACGCGGTGCTCGCGCTGGCGCGCCCTGGCGACACCGTATGGGTGCACGACTACCACCTCATGCTGCTGCCGTCGCTTCTGCGCGAGGCGCTGCCGGACGCCTCCATCGGCTTCTTCCTGCACATCCCCTTCCCCGACTACGAGACGTTCCGCATGCTGCCGTGGCGCCGCGAGCTCATGCGCGGCGTGCTGGGCGCCGACCTCGTGGGCTTCCACGCCTACGACTACGTGCGCCACTTCCTTTCCAGCTGCCGGCGCATCGTGGGCGTGGAGAACGAGAGCGGCACGCTGTTCGCCGACGGCCGTCTCGCACAGGTGGACGCGTTCCCGCTGGGCATCGACTACGGTCGCTACCGCGACGCCGCGCGCCTCCCCGCGGTGCGCCGCCTGGTGACGGAACTGGGAGAGGAGAAGGGGCACGAGGGCTGCAAGCTCATGCTGTCGGTGGAGCGGCTGGACTATTCCAAGGGCATCCCCGAGCGCCTGCTGGCCTTCGACGCATTCCTGGACCGCTTCCCGGAGTGGCGCGGCCGCGTGGTGCTGGTGCTGGTAACGGTGCCGTCGCGCGAGAACGTGGCGTCGTACGCCGCCCTGAAGAAGCAGGTGGACGAGCTGGTGGGGCTCATCAACGGCAAGCACTCCACCATGGACTGGACGCCCGTGGACTACTACTACCGCTCGCTGCCCTTCGAGCGGCTGGTCAGCCTGTACGCCGCGAGCGACGTCATGCTGGTCACGCCTTTGCGCGACGGCATGAACCTCGTGTGCAAGGAATACCTTGCCTGCCACGACGGGGCCGGCGGGACGCTCGTGCTCTCCGAGATGGCCGGCGCATCTTATGAGCTGCACGAGGCCCTGACGGTGAACCCGTTCGACCAGGAGGGCGTCGTGGACGCCATGCGGCGGGCGCTGGAGATGCCGGAGGCCGAGCAGCGGCGGCGCAACGCCCCCATGCAGGAGCGCCTGGCCCGCTACACGTCCGAGAAGTGGGCGCGGGAGTTCCTGGACGCGGCGGCCGATGTGAAGCGCCGCCAGGCGGGGCTGAGCGCGCATCTGCTGGGGCCCACGTCGGCAGGTCGGCTGCTGGAGGCGTTCCGCGGGGCGCGGCGGCGGGCGCTTCTGCTCGATTACGACGGCACGCTCATGCCGTTCTCCGACGACCCGGCCCGCGTGGCCCCCGATGCGCGGCTGCGCGCGCTGCTGCAGCAGCTGGGCGCAGGCGCGCGCACCGACGTGGCCGTGGTGTCGGGCCGCGACCGCGCCACATTGGAATCGTGGCTGGGAGATTTGCCGGTGGACCTGGTGGCTGAGCACGGCATCTGGTTCCGCGGACGCGACGAGCGCACGTGGGTGCTCGAGGAGCCGTTGAGCGACGACTGGAAGGACGCCGTGCGCCCCGTGCTGGCCGACTTCGTGGACCGCACGCCGGGCTCGATGCTGGAGGAGAAGGACTTCTCGCTCGTCTGGCATTACCGCATGTGCAGCCAGGAGCTGGCCGAGCGGCGCGTCATCGAGATAAAGAACGCCCTGGGCGACGGGCTGGCCGACCGCGGCATCGCGCTCATGGACGGCAACAAGGTGGTGGAGGTGAAGCCGCGCGGCGTGGACAAGGGCCATGCGGCCCACCGGTGGTTCCGCGACCCCGCCTACGGCTTCGTGATGGCGGCCGGCGACGACCGCACCGACGAGGACGTGTTCGAGGCCGCGCCCGAGAGCGCCTGGACCGTGAAGATAGGCGACGGCCCCACGCGGGCGCGCTACGCGCTGAAGAACACGGGCGAGATGCGCGCGCTGCTGGAGCAGCTGGCGGCCGCATGCGCCGAAAAGGACGCCGGGGACGACGTGCCGCCCAGTGCCGGGCGCCGGGACGCGCTGCGCGCGCCGGCGACGGTAATGCCGCGCACGCGGGCGCTCGCGCGGGCGTAG
- a CDS encoding GIY-YIG nuclease family protein, with protein MGVEGGSSPEPDAAPQERPAFYVYVLACADGTLYTGYTNDVEQRARTHNAGKGAKYTRSRTPVEVVAQARFATKHEAMSAEFRFKHLSRRAKDRLLARARTEGFAVVLAELQEAASADAGAAVDDGGHPGGKA; from the coding sequence GTGGGCGTAGAGGGTGGGTCGAGCCCCGAGCCGGACGCGGCGCCGCAGGAGCGGCCGGCCTTCTACGTGTACGTGCTGGCCTGCGCCGACGGCACGCTCTACACGGGCTACACGAACGACGTGGAGCAGCGCGCCCGCACGCACAACGCCGGCAAGGGGGCAAAGTACACGCGCAGCCGCACGCCCGTGGAAGTGGTGGCGCAGGCGCGCTTCGCCACGAAGCACGAGGCCATGAGCGCCGAGTTCCGCTTCAAGCACCTGTCGCGCCGCGCGAAGGACCGCCTGCTTGCCCGCGCCCGCACGGAGGGCTTCGCCGTCGTCCTCGCCGAGCTGCAGGAGGCTGCGAGCGCCGATGCGGGCGCTGCCGTCGATGACGGCGGGCACCCGGGCGGTAAAGCGTAG